The Sesamum indicum cultivar Zhongzhi No. 13 linkage group LG6, S_indicum_v1.0, whole genome shotgun sequence genome has a segment encoding these proteins:
- the LOC105164626 gene encoding beta-glucosidase 24-like isoform X1, with protein MERNNSLKVLHSPAAYDDQFDEYLRSDNSNITRNDFPPNFIFGSATAAYQFEGAAAKGGRGPSIWDTFALKTPGRIIDGSNGNVATDLYARFEEDITLMKKMGFDAYRFSISWSRILPGGRCCAGINKEGIDYYNTVINTVIKHGLEPYVTLFHFDLPQALQEEYGVPQALQEEYGGFLSKKIVKDFREYVELCFWEFGDRVKHWITVNEPTTYCVNGYASCTFPPSQAISSAYVSALAPQSIDSVSDSPPADVNLTSTPPYVRSAFTSLLRSSSTAFRNGTNIPPHRGLHHDPKHLLSTFQSSNINNRNLYGSGPNTYDPKNVYTAARNMLLAHSEAVHTYRTKFQGHQGGKIGITLCCVWYEPLREHDKDDIAAHKRALDFSLGWFLEPIVTGNYPQNMIDYVPPENLAPFSQRESQRLKGSYDFLGLNYYTAIYATNDPDPQCEDGYFKDQHVKYQDHRGGILIGPVAGSSWLHIVPWGIKKLLTYTKATYNSIPPIYITENGVDEKSDCKLTACDACVDPVRVKYHQDHLANILKAMHDKHHPVDVRGYFVWSWSDNYEWTEGYTVRFGLIYVDFMNNLTRYPKHSAIWFTKFLTRKKILGGEKRLIANAEESEFEKRLKYMEE; from the exons ATGGAGAGGAACAACAGCCTCAAAGTCCTCCACAGTCCAGCAGCATATGACGATCAGTTTGACGAATATCTCCGCAGCGACAACAGCAACATCACTCGCAATGatttccctccaaattttATCTTTGGATCTGCTACTGCTGCTTATCAG TTTGAAGGGGCTGCTGCAAAAGGTGGTAGGGGACCTAGTATCTGGGACACGTTTGCCCTCAAGACTCctg GAAGAATCATTGATGGATCCAATGGAAATGTGGCTACTGATTTGTATGCCAGATTCGag GAAGATATTACATTGATGAAGAAAATGGGGTTTGATGCCTAtagattttcaatttcatgGTCAAGAATTTTACCCG GTGGAAGGTGTTGTGCCGGAATCAACAAAGAAGGAATTGACTACTATAACACCGTTATCAACACTGTCATCAAACATG GCCTTGAACCATATGTGactctttttcattttgatttacCTCAAGCACTACAAGAAGAGTATGGTGTACCTCAAGCACTACAAGAAGAGTATGGTGGGTTCTTAAGCAAAAAAATAGT GAAAGATTTTCGTGAATATGTTGAGTTATGCTTCTGGGAATTTGGTGATCGAGTGAAGCATTGGATCACAGTGAATGAGCCGACAACCTATTGTGTTAATGGATATGCTTCATGCACTTTTCCACCTAGTCAAGCTATTTCTTCAGCTTATGTATCAGCTTTAGCTCCACAATCAATAGATTCTGTTTCTGATTCACCTCCAGCGGACGTTAATTTAACTTCTACTCCACCATACGTTCGCTCAGCTTTTACTTCACTTTTACGATCATCATCAACCGCTTTTAGAAATGGAACTAATATTCCTCCTCACAGAGGTCTTCATCATGATCCAAAGCATCTCTTATCCACATTTCAGAGcagtaatattaataatcgTAATCTCTATGGTTCCGGTCCAAACACATATGACCCCAAGAATGTGTATACTGCTGCAAGAAATATGCTCCTTGCTCATTCCGAAGCTGTGCACACTTACAGAACCAAATTTCAG ggACATCAAGGAGGGAAGATCGGTATAACACTTTGTTGCGTCTGGTACGAACCTCTAAGGGAACATGATAAAGATGATATTGCCGCTCATAAAAGAGCCCTCGATTTTTCATTGGGATG GTTTTTGGAGCCTATAGTTACGGGAAACTATCCTCaaaatatgattgattatGTTCCTCCTGAAAATCTGGCTCCATTTTCACAACGTGAATCCCAAAGGCTTAAAGGATCCTACGATTTTCTAGGATTGAACTACTATACAGCCATCTATGCTACTAATGATCCTGATCCCCAATGTGAAGATGGCTACTTTAAAGATCAACATGTTAAATATCAGG ACCATCGAGGTGGGATACTAATCGGCCCCGTG GCCGGTTCATCATGGTTGCACATAGTCCCGTGGGGAATTAAAAAACTTCTGACATATACAAAAGCAACATATAATAGCATACCGCCTATATACATCACTGAGAATG GGGTGGATGAAAAGAGTGATTGCAAGCTCACTGCTTGTGATGCTTGTGTTGATCCAGTTAGGGTGAAATATCACCAAGACCATCTTGCAAATATTCTGAAAGCAATGCATGA CAAACACCATCCCGTGGACGTTAGGGGTTACTTTGTATGGTCATGGTCTGACAACTATGAATGGACAGAAGGATACACAGTCAGATTCGGACTCATATATGTGGACTTCATGAATAATCTTACACGATATCCAAAACATTCAGCAATTTGGTTCACAAAGTTCTTAACTAGGAAGAAAATTTTGGGTGGCGAAAAGAGGCTAATAGCGAATGCTGAGGAAAGCGAGTTTGAGAAGAGGCTGAAATATATGGAAGAGTGA
- the LOC105164626 gene encoding beta-glucosidase 24-like isoform X2 — protein MERNNSLKVLHSPAAYDDQFDEYLRSDNSNITRNDFPPNFIFGSATAAYQFEGAAAKGGRGPSIWDTFALKTPGRIIDGSNGNVATDLYARFEEDITLMKKMGFDAYRFSISWSRILPGGRCCAGINKEGIDYYNTVINTVIKHGLEPYVTLFHFDLPQALQEEYGGFLSKKIVKDFREYVELCFWEFGDRVKHWITVNEPTTYCVNGYASCTFPPSQAISSAYVSALAPQSIDSVSDSPPADVNLTSTPPYVRSAFTSLLRSSSTAFRNGTNIPPHRGLHHDPKHLLSTFQSSNINNRNLYGSGPNTYDPKNVYTAARNMLLAHSEAVHTYRTKFQGHQGGKIGITLCCVWYEPLREHDKDDIAAHKRALDFSLGWFLEPIVTGNYPQNMIDYVPPENLAPFSQRESQRLKGSYDFLGLNYYTAIYATNDPDPQCEDGYFKDQHVKYQDHRGGILIGPVAGSSWLHIVPWGIKKLLTYTKATYNSIPPIYITENGVDEKSDCKLTACDACVDPVRVKYHQDHLANILKAMHDKHHPVDVRGYFVWSWSDNYEWTEGYTVRFGLIYVDFMNNLTRYPKHSAIWFTKFLTRKKILGGEKRLIANAEESEFEKRLKYMEE, from the exons ATGGAGAGGAACAACAGCCTCAAAGTCCTCCACAGTCCAGCAGCATATGACGATCAGTTTGACGAATATCTCCGCAGCGACAACAGCAACATCACTCGCAATGatttccctccaaattttATCTTTGGATCTGCTACTGCTGCTTATCAG TTTGAAGGGGCTGCTGCAAAAGGTGGTAGGGGACCTAGTATCTGGGACACGTTTGCCCTCAAGACTCctg GAAGAATCATTGATGGATCCAATGGAAATGTGGCTACTGATTTGTATGCCAGATTCGag GAAGATATTACATTGATGAAGAAAATGGGGTTTGATGCCTAtagattttcaatttcatgGTCAAGAATTTTACCCG GTGGAAGGTGTTGTGCCGGAATCAACAAAGAAGGAATTGACTACTATAACACCGTTATCAACACTGTCATCAAACATG GCCTTGAACCATATGTGactctttttcattttgatttacCTCAAGCACTACAAGAAGAGTATG GTGGGTTCTTAAGCAAAAAAATAGT GAAAGATTTTCGTGAATATGTTGAGTTATGCTTCTGGGAATTTGGTGATCGAGTGAAGCATTGGATCACAGTGAATGAGCCGACAACCTATTGTGTTAATGGATATGCTTCATGCACTTTTCCACCTAGTCAAGCTATTTCTTCAGCTTATGTATCAGCTTTAGCTCCACAATCAATAGATTCTGTTTCTGATTCACCTCCAGCGGACGTTAATTTAACTTCTACTCCACCATACGTTCGCTCAGCTTTTACTTCACTTTTACGATCATCATCAACCGCTTTTAGAAATGGAACTAATATTCCTCCTCACAGAGGTCTTCATCATGATCCAAAGCATCTCTTATCCACATTTCAGAGcagtaatattaataatcgTAATCTCTATGGTTCCGGTCCAAACACATATGACCCCAAGAATGTGTATACTGCTGCAAGAAATATGCTCCTTGCTCATTCCGAAGCTGTGCACACTTACAGAACCAAATTTCAG ggACATCAAGGAGGGAAGATCGGTATAACACTTTGTTGCGTCTGGTACGAACCTCTAAGGGAACATGATAAAGATGATATTGCCGCTCATAAAAGAGCCCTCGATTTTTCATTGGGATG GTTTTTGGAGCCTATAGTTACGGGAAACTATCCTCaaaatatgattgattatGTTCCTCCTGAAAATCTGGCTCCATTTTCACAACGTGAATCCCAAAGGCTTAAAGGATCCTACGATTTTCTAGGATTGAACTACTATACAGCCATCTATGCTACTAATGATCCTGATCCCCAATGTGAAGATGGCTACTTTAAAGATCAACATGTTAAATATCAGG ACCATCGAGGTGGGATACTAATCGGCCCCGTG GCCGGTTCATCATGGTTGCACATAGTCCCGTGGGGAATTAAAAAACTTCTGACATATACAAAAGCAACATATAATAGCATACCGCCTATATACATCACTGAGAATG GGGTGGATGAAAAGAGTGATTGCAAGCTCACTGCTTGTGATGCTTGTGTTGATCCAGTTAGGGTGAAATATCACCAAGACCATCTTGCAAATATTCTGAAAGCAATGCATGA CAAACACCATCCCGTGGACGTTAGGGGTTACTTTGTATGGTCATGGTCTGACAACTATGAATGGACAGAAGGATACACAGTCAGATTCGGACTCATATATGTGGACTTCATGAATAATCTTACACGATATCCAAAACATTCAGCAATTTGGTTCACAAAGTTCTTAACTAGGAAGAAAATTTTGGGTGGCGAAAAGAGGCTAATAGCGAATGCTGAGGAAAGCGAGTTTGAGAAGAGGCTGAAATATATGGAAGAGTGA
- the LOC105164625 gene encoding beta-glucosidase 24-like, which produces MEKNNSLSVLHSPAAYEDQFNEYLNSKVRNHNSNISRHDFPSNFIFGSATAAYQFEGGAAKGGRGPSIWDTFALKTPGRVIDGSNGNVATDLYARFEEDITLMKKMGFDAYRFSISWSRILPGGRCCAGINKEGIDYYNTVINTVIKHGLEPYVTLFHFDLPQALQEEYGGFLSKQIVKDFREYVELCFWEFGDRVKYWITVNEPTTYCVNGYASCTFPPSQAISSAYVSALAPQSKDFVSDSPPADVDLTSTPPYVRSAFTSLLRSSSTAFRNGTNIPPHRGLHHDPKHLLSTFQSSNINNRNLYGSGPNTYDPKNVYTAARNMLLAHSEAVHSYRTKFQGHQGGKIGITLCCVWYEPLCEQDKDDIAAQKRALDFSLGWFLEPIVTGNYPQNMIDYVPPENLAPFSSSESQRLKGSYDFLGLNYYTAIYAANDPDPQCEDGYFKDQHVKYQDNRGGILIGPVAGSSWLHIVPWGIKKLLTYTKATYDSIPPIYITENGVDEKSDCKLTACDACVDPVRVKYHQDHLAYILQAMHDEDTPVDVRGYFVWSWSDNYEWTEGYTVRFGLIYVDFMNNLTRYPKQSAIWFTNFLTRNEPLGGLKKREITDTAESEIEKKLKAVEKVNE; this is translated from the exons ATGGAGAAGAACAACAGCCTCTCAGTCCTCCACAGTCCAGCAGCATATGAGGATCAGTTTAACGAATATCTCAACTCCAAAGTCCGCAACCACAACAGCAACATCAGTCGCCATGATTTCCcttcaaattttatctttgGATCTGCGACAGCTGCTTATCAG TTTGAAGGTGGTGCTGCAAAAGGTGGGAGGGGGCCTAGTATCTGGGACACGTTTGCCCTCAAGACTCctg GAAGAGTCATTGATGGATCCAATGGAAATGTGGCTACTGATTTGTATGCCAGATTCGAG gAAGATATTACATTGATGAAGAAAATGGGGTTTGATGCCTAtagattttcaatttcatgGTCAAGAATTTTGCCCG GTGGAAGGTGTTGTGCTGGAATCAACAAAGAAGGAATTGACTACTACAACACCGTTATCAATACTGTTATCAAACATG GCCTTGAACCATATGTGactctttttcattttgatttacCTCAAGCACTACAAGAAGAGTATGGTGGGTTCTTAAGCAAACAAATAGT GAAAGATTTTCGTGAATATGTTGAGTTATGCTTCTGGGAATTTGGTGATCGGGTGAAATATTGGATCACAGTGAATGAGCCGACAACCTATTGTGTTAATGGATATGCTTCATGCACTTTTCCACCTAGTCAAGCTATTTCTTCAGCTTATGTTTCAGCTTTAGCTCCACAATCAAAAGATTTTGTTTCTGATTCACCTCCAGCGGACGTCGATTTGACTTCTACTCCACCATACGTCCGCTCAGCTTTTACCTCACTTTTACGATCATCATCAACCGCTTTTAGAAATGGAACTAATATTCCTCCTCACAGAGGTCTTCATCATGACCCAAAGCATCTCTTATCCACATTTCAAAGCAGTAATATTAATAACCGTAATCTCTATGGTTCCGGTCCAAACACATATGATCCTAAGAATGTGTATACTGCTGCAAGAAATATGCTCCTTGCTCATTCCGAAGCTGTGCACAGTTACAGAACCAAATTTCAG ggACATCAAGGAGGGAAGATCGGTATAACACTTTGTTGCGTCTGGTACGAACCTCTATGTGAACAAGATAAAGATGATATTGCCGCTCAAAAAAGAGCCCTCGATTTTTCATTGGGATG GTTTTTGGAACCTATAGTTACGGGAAACTATCCTCaaaatatgattgattatGTTCCTCCTGAAAATCTGgctccattttcatcaagtGAATCCCAAAGGCTTAAAGGATCCTACGATTTTCTGGGATTGAACTACTATACAGCCATCTATGCTGCTAATGATCCTGATCCCCAATGTGAAGATGGCTACTTCAAAGATCAACATGTTAAATATCAGG aCAATCGAGGAGGGATACTAATCGGCCCCGTG GCTGGTTCATCATGGTTACACATAGTCCCGTGGGGAATTAAAAAACTTTTGACGTATACAAAAGCGACATATGATAGCATACCGCCTATATACATCACAGAGAATG gtGTGGATGAAAAGAGTGATTGCAAGCTCACTGCTTGTGATGCTTGTGTTGATCCTGTGAGGGTGAAATACCACCAAGACCATCTTGCATATATTCTACAAGCAATGCATGA CGAAGACACCCCCGTGGATGTAAGGGGTTACTTTGTATGGTCATGGTCTGACAACTATGAATGGACAGAAGGATACACAGTCAGATTCGGACTCATATATGTGGACTTCATGAATAATCTTACACGATATCCGAAACAGTCCGCAATTTGGTTCACAAATTTCTTAACAAGGAATGAGCCTTTGGGTGGCCTAAAAAAGAGGGAAATTACTGATACCGCGGAAAGTGAGATTGAGAAGAAGCTGAAAGCTGTGGAAAAAGTAAATGAATGA
- the LOC105164624 gene encoding beta-glucosidase 13-like: MEKNNSLSVLHSPAAYEDQFNEYLNSKVRNHNSNISRHDFPSNFIFGSATAAYQFEGGAAKGGRGPSIWDTFALKTPGRVIDGSNGNVATDLYARFEEDITLMKKMGFDAYRFSISWSRILPGGRCCAGINKEGIDYYNTVINTVIKHGLEPYVTLFHFDLPQALQEEYGGFLSKQIVKDFREYVELCFWEFGDRVKHWITVNEPTTYCVNGYASCTFPPSQAISSAYVSALAPQSKDFVSDSPPADVDLTSTPPYVRSAFTSLLRSSSTAFRNGTNIPPHRGLHHDPKHLLSTFQSSNINNRNLYGSGPNTYDPKNVYTAARNMLLAHSEAVHSYRTKFQGHQGGKIGITLCCVWYEPLCEQDKDDIAAQKRALDFSLGWFLEPIVTGNYPQNMIDYVPPENLAPFSQRESQRLKGSYDFLGLNYYTAIYAANDPDPQCEDGYFKDQHVKYQDNRGGILIGPVAGSSWLHIVPWGIKKLLTYTKATYDSIPPIYITENGVDEKSDCKLTACDACVDPVRVKYHQDHLAYILQAMHDEDTPVDVRGYFVWSWSDNYEWTEGYTVRFGLIYVDFMNNLTRYPKQSAIWFTNFLTRNEPLGGLKKREITDTAESEIEKRLKAVEKVK; this comes from the exons ATGGAGAAGAACAACAGCCTCTCAGTCCTCCACAGTCCAGCAGCATATGAGGATCAGTTTAACGAATATCTCAACTCCAAAGTCCGCAACCACAACAGCAACATCAGTCGCCATGATTTCCcttcaaattttatctttgGATCTGCGACAGCTGCTTATCAG TTTGAAGGTGGTGCTGCAAAAGGTGGGAGGGGGCCTAGTATCTGGGACACGTTTGCCCTCAAGACTCctg GAAGAGTCATTGATGGATCCAATGGAAATGTGGCTACTGATTTGTATGCCAGATTCGAG gAAGATATTACATTGATGAAGAAAATGGGGTTTGATGCCTAtagattttcaatttcatgGTCAAGAATTTTGCCCG GTGGAAGGTGTTGTGCTGGAATCAACAAAGAAGGAATTGACTACTATAACACCGTTATCAATACTGTTATCAAACATG GCCTTGAACCATATGTGactctttttcattttgatttacCTCAAGCACTACAAGAAGAGTATGGTGGGTTCTTAAGCAAACAAATAGT GAAAGATTTTCGTGAATATGTTGAGTTATGCTTCTGGGAATTTGGTGATCGGGTGAAACATTGGATCACAGTGAATGAGCCGACAACCTATTGTGTTAATGGATATGCTTCATGCACTTTTCCACCTAGTCAAGCTATTTCTTCAGCTTATGTTTCAGCTTTAGCTCCACAATCAAAAGATTTTGTTTCTGATTCACCTCCAGCGGACGTCGATTTGACTTCTACTCCACCATACGTCCGCTCAGCTTTTACCTCACTTTTACGATCATCATCAACCGCTTTTAGAAATGGAACTAATATTCCTCCTCACAGAGGTCTTCATCATGACCCAAAGCATCTCTTATCCACATTTCAAAGCAGTAATATTAATAACCGTAATCTCTATGGTTCCGGTCCAAACACATATGATCCTAAGAATGTGTATACTGCTGCAAGAAATATGCTCCTTGCTCATTCCGAAGCTGTGCACAGTTACAGAACCAAATTTCAG ggACATCAAGGAGGGAAGATCGGTATAACACTTTGTTGCGTCTGGTACGAACCTCTATGTGAACAAGATAAAGATGATATTGCCGCTCAAAAAAGAGCCCTCGATTTTTCATTGGGATG GTTTTTGGAGCCTATAGTTACGGGAAACTATCCTCaaaatatgattgattatGTTCCTCCTGAAAATCTGGCTCCATTTTCACAACGTGAATCCCAAAGGCTTAAAGGATCCTACGATTTTCTGGGATTGAACTACTATACAGCCATCTATGCTGCTAATGATCCTGATCCCCAATGTGAAGATGGCTACTTCAAAGATCAACATGTTAAATATCAGG aCAATCGAGGAGGGATACTAATCGGCCCCGTG GCTGGTTCATCATGGTTACACATAGTCCCGTGGGGAATTAAAAAACTTTTGACGTATACAAAAGCGACATATGATAGCATACCGCCTATATACATCACAGAGAATG gtGTGGATGAAAAGAGTGATTGCAAGCTCACTGCTTGTGATGCTTGTGTTGATCCAGTGAGGGTGAAATACCACCAAGACCATCTTGCATATATTCTACAAGCAATGCATGA CGAAGACACCCCCGTGGACGTAAGGGGTTACTTTGTATGGTCATGGTCTGACAACTATGAATGGACAGAAGGATACACAGTTAGATTCGGACTCATATATGTGGACTTCATGAATAATCTTACACGATATCCGAAACAGTCTGCAATTTGGTTCACAAATTTCTTAACAAGGAATGAGCCTTTGGGTGGCCTAAAAAAGAGGGAAATTACTGATACTGCGGAAAGTGAGATTGAGAAGAGGCTGAAAGCTGTGGAAAAAGTAAAGTGA